In one Oscillospiraceae bacterium genomic region, the following are encoded:
- a CDS encoding phage terminase large subunit has translation MELKAFSEKQRRVLTWWCGSSPYRDREAIICDGAVRSGKTLCMGLSFFCWAMARFDGKRFGLCGKTAAALRRNLVDPVLPLLGELGFDCRDRVSWGRITVRFGGRENTFFLFGGRDEGSAALIQGVTLAGALLDEAALMPRSFVEQAAARCSETGAKLWFNCNPEGPEHWFFKEWIEKRRARGALYLHFTMEDNPGLSDEVRERYRRSFSGAFYRRFVLGEWAANRGRVYDFFDEGYVRAPPEGMERWCISCDYGTVNPASFGLWGRRAGVWYRVDEYYYDSREQGRQKTDGEYATDLRRLAGGREIGLVVVDPSAASFITTLRREGWHVARAVNDVLSGIRLTADLLRQGKLVIGPGCRAALREFQLYCWDEKAAGDRVRKEHDHAMDEIRYFAATVAGKQERWIGAVCVEREAF, from the coding sequence ATGGAGCTTAAGGCGTTTTCGGAGAAGCAGCGCAGGGTGCTGACCTGGTGGTGCGGGAGCTCCCCCTACCGGGACAGGGAGGCCATCATCTGCGATGGCGCGGTACGCAGCGGAAAGACGCTGTGTATGGGCCTGTCCTTCTTCTGCTGGGCCATGGCCCGGTTTGACGGGAAGCGCTTCGGGCTGTGCGGGAAGACGGCGGCCGCCCTGCGGCGCAACCTGGTGGACCCCGTGCTGCCCCTGCTGGGGGAGCTGGGGTTTGACTGCCGGGACCGGGTGAGCTGGGGCAGGATTACCGTCCGCTTCGGCGGGCGGGAGAACACCTTTTTTCTCTTCGGCGGGCGGGACGAGGGGAGCGCCGCCCTGATCCAGGGGGTGACCCTGGCGGGGGCGCTGCTGGACGAGGCGGCGCTGATGCCCCGCTCCTTCGTGGAGCAGGCGGCGGCCCGGTGCTCCGAGACGGGGGCGAAGCTGTGGTTCAACTGCAACCCGGAGGGGCCGGAGCACTGGTTCTTTAAGGAGTGGATCGAGAAGCGGCGGGCGCGGGGCGCCCTTTACCTGCACTTCACCATGGAGGACAACCCGGGGCTCTCCGACGAGGTGCGGGAGCGCTACCGGCGCAGCTTCAGCGGGGCCTTTTACCGGCGCTTTGTGCTGGGGGAGTGGGCGGCCAACCGGGGCAGGGTGTACGACTTCTTCGACGAGGGCTACGTGCGAGCGCCGCCGGAGGGGATGGAGCGGTGGTGTATCTCCTGCGACTACGGGACGGTGAACCCCGCGTCCTTCGGGCTGTGGGGCCGGAGGGCGGGGGTGTGGTACCGGGTGGACGAGTACTACTACGACTCCAGGGAACAGGGCAGGCAGAAAACCGACGGGGAGTACGCGACCGACCTGCGGCGGCTGGCCGGGGGGCGGGAGATCGGTCTGGTGGTGGTGGACCCGTCGGCCGCCAGCTTTATCACAACGCTGCGGCGGGAGGGCTGGCACGTGGCGCGGGCCGTGAACGACGTGCTCTCCGGCATCCGGCTGACCGCCGATCTGCTGCGGCAGGGGAAGCTGGTGATCGGCCCCGGGTGCCGGGCGGCGCTGCGGGAGTTCCAGCTCTACTGCTGGGACGAAAAGGCGGCGGGCGACAGGGTCAGAAAAGAGCACGACCACGCCATGGACGAGATCCGGTACTTCGCCGCCACTGTGGCGGGGAAACAGGAGCGGTGGATCGGGGCGGTGTGCGTGGAGCGGGAGGCGTTTTGA
- the pgm2 gene encoding phosphoglucomutase → MTYKEAYEKWMNSPALSEAEREELRSIAGNEKEIESRFYGPLEFGTAGLRGTMCVGLHNMNVHVIRHATQAFAEVILAEGGDAAERGVAICFDCRNQSHKFARQAACVMAGNGIRVRLFEGLRPTPELSYAVREYGCIAGINVTASHNPKEYNGYKVYWEDGAQLPPHHADAIAKRMDELDIFACVRLADYDEAVKAGLITLLGEETDEKFLEQVMGQVSDRACVEQVADTFKMVYTPFHGTGYKLIPEVLRRLGIKHVFCEPKQMVVDGDFPTVASPNPENPEGFYLAVDLANREGADFILGSDPDADRVGIMVRNPEGQFIPMTGNQTGVLLLDYVISARKRAGTLPANAVALKTIVTTEMARKVAEVNGVKCFDTFTGFKFMAEKKNALEERGEGKVIFSYEESYGYMLGDYVRDKDAVTAALMLTEMAAWYASQGMTLYDAMLALYEKYGWYGEKTMNLVMPGLDGLARMKQLMDDLRQNPPTEIAGVEVLRRKDYSDGFETDAGTGEREKMELVGSNVLKYKLADGTDLVVRPSGTEPKVKVYILAQGGSRAECDDKVAKYAAWAEGLKG, encoded by the coding sequence ATGACGTACAAGGAAGCCTATGAGAAATGGATGAATTCCCCCGCCCTCAGCGAGGCGGAGCGGGAGGAGCTGCGCTCCATCGCCGGGAATGAGAAGGAGATTGAAAGCCGCTTTTACGGGCCGCTGGAGTTCGGCACCGCCGGGCTGCGGGGGACCATGTGCGTGGGGCTGCACAACATGAATGTGCACGTTATCCGCCACGCCACCCAGGCCTTCGCCGAGGTCATCCTTGCCGAGGGCGGGGACGCCGCCGAGCGCGGCGTGGCGATCTGCTTCGACTGCCGCAACCAGAGCCACAAATTCGCCCGGCAGGCCGCCTGCGTCATGGCGGGCAACGGCATCCGCGTGCGCCTGTTCGAGGGCCTGCGGCCCACGCCGGAGCTGTCCTACGCCGTGCGGGAGTACGGCTGCATCGCGGGCATCAACGTGACGGCCAGCCACAATCCCAAGGAGTACAACGGCTACAAGGTCTACTGGGAGGACGGCGCCCAGCTGCCCCCCCACCACGCCGACGCCATCGCGAAAAGGATGGACGAGCTGGACATCTTTGCCTGTGTCAGGCTGGCCGACTACGACGAGGCGGTGAAGGCCGGGCTGATTACCCTGCTGGGGGAGGAGACCGACGAGAAGTTCCTGGAGCAGGTGATGGGCCAGGTCAGCGACCGCGCCTGCGTGGAGCAGGTCGCCGACACCTTTAAGATGGTGTACACCCCCTTCCACGGCACCGGGTACAAGCTCATCCCCGAGGTGCTCCGCCGCCTGGGGATCAAGCACGTCTTCTGTGAGCCGAAGCAGATGGTGGTGGACGGGGACTTCCCCACCGTGGCCTCCCCCAACCCGGAGAACCCCGAGGGCTTCTACCTGGCGGTGGATCTGGCCAACCGGGAGGGCGCCGACTTTATCCTGGGCTCCGACCCCGACGCCGACCGGGTGGGCATTATGGTCCGCAACCCCGAGGGGCAGTTCATCCCCATGACCGGCAACCAGACCGGCGTGCTGCTGCTGGACTACGTCATCAGCGCCCGCAAGCGGGCGGGCACCCTGCCCGCAAACGCAGTGGCCCTCAAGACCATCGTGACTACCGAGATGGCCCGGAAGGTGGCCGAGGTCAACGGGGTGAAGTGCTTCGACACCTTCACCGGCTTCAAGTTCATGGCCGAGAAGAAAAACGCCCTGGAGGAGCGCGGCGAGGGGAAGGTTATCTTCTCCTACGAGGAGAGCTACGGCTACATGCTGGGCGACTACGTGCGGGACAAGGACGCCGTCACCGCCGCGCTGATGCTGACCGAGATGGCCGCCTGGTACGCCAGCCAGGGCATGACCCTCTACGACGCCATGCTCGCCCTCTACGAGAAGTACGGCTGGTACGGCGAAAAGACCATGAACCTGGTGATGCCCGGCCTGGACGGGCTGGCCAGGATGAAACAGCTGATGGACGATCTGCGCCAGAATCCCCCCACAGAGATCGCCGGGGTGGAGGTACTGCGCCGCAAGGATTACAGCGACGGCTTTGAGACCGACGCCGGAACCGGGGAGCGGGAGAAAATGGAGCTGGTAGGCTCCAACGTGCTTAAGTACAAGCTCGCCGACGGCACCGACCTGGTGGTGCGGCCCTCCGGCACCGAGCCCAAGGTGAAGGTGTACATCCTCGCCCAGGGCGGCAGCAGGGCCGAGTGCGACGATAAGGTGGCAAAATACGCCGCCTGGGCCGAGGGCCTGAAGGGGTAA
- the rlmH gene encoding 23S rRNA (pseudouridine(1915)-N(3))-methyltransferase RlmH: protein MLSVHIICVGKLKEKFYVEAAAEYAKRLKSYCNLTLTELAEERLPDRPSPAQIDAALEKEAGAIFAKLPPRSSLVALCVEGRMRSSEELAGLIETWTNRGERHLVFVIGGSYGLHPSVKAGAWVQLSMSPMTFPHHLARVMLLEQIYRGFKILEGSSYHK from the coding sequence ATGCTGAGTGTACATATTATCTGCGTGGGCAAGCTGAAGGAGAAGTTTTACGTTGAGGCGGCGGCCGAGTACGCCAAGCGGCTGAAGAGCTACTGCAATCTGACCCTGACCGAGCTGGCCGAGGAGCGGCTGCCGGACAGGCCCAGCCCGGCCCAGATTGACGCCGCGCTGGAGAAGGAGGCCGGGGCGATTTTCGCCAAGCTTCCGCCCCGGTCCAGCCTGGTGGCCCTGTGCGTGGAGGGGCGGATGCGCTCCAGCGAGGAGCTGGCGGGGCTGATCGAGACGTGGACAAACCGCGGGGAGCGGCACCTGGTTTTTGTGATCGGCGGGTCCTACGGACTGCACCCGTCCGTGAAGGCCGGGGCCTGGGTGCAGCTGTCCATGTCCCCCATGACCTTCCCGCACCACCTGGCGCGGGTGATGCTGCTGGAGCAGATCTACCGGGGATTTAAAATCCTGGAGGGGAGCAGCTACCATAAATAA
- a CDS encoding MBL fold metallo-hydrolase yields MLELCTLASGSSGNCLLVSDGHTHILVDAGISARRITKSLRELGLDPRELSGILITHEHSDHISGLATLTKQLSLPVYTSRGTALQLCYRIAFLEDVIHTFRPGESFEVGGLGVESFPTPHDTVESVGYAVTGCGRKAAVVTDLGYVTQEVWDGVQGADLLVAEANHEVEWVQSGPYPYFLKQRILGERGHLSNDAGAALACSAVAGGARTVVLAHLSAENNTPARAYDTVCAALERAGAAVGGDVVLEVAPRSELGKRYAV; encoded by the coding sequence TTGCTGGAGCTTTGTACCCTGGCCAGCGGCTCCAGCGGGAACTGCCTGCTGGTGTCCGACGGCCACACCCACATCCTGGTGGACGCCGGGATCTCCGCGCGGCGGATCACCAAAAGCCTGCGGGAGCTGGGGCTGGACCCCAGGGAGCTGTCGGGCATCCTGATCACCCACGAGCACTCAGACCACATCAGCGGGCTGGCCACGCTGACCAAGCAGCTCTCCCTGCCGGTCTACACCAGCCGGGGGACCGCCCTCCAGCTCTGCTACCGCATCGCCTTCCTGGAGGACGTGATCCACACCTTCCGCCCCGGCGAGAGCTTCGAGGTGGGGGGCCTGGGGGTGGAGAGCTTCCCCACCCCCCACGACACCGTGGAGAGCGTGGGTTACGCCGTCACCGGCTGCGGGCGTAAGGCCGCGGTGGTCACCGACCTGGGCTACGTGACCCAGGAGGTATGGGACGGCGTACAGGGGGCCGACCTGCTGGTGGCCGAGGCCAACCACGAGGTGGAGTGGGTCCAGTCCGGGCCCTATCCCTATTTCTTGAAGCAGCGCATCCTGGGCGAGCGGGGGCACCTGTCCAACGACGCGGGGGCCGCGCTGGCGTGCAGCGCCGTGGCCGGGGGCGCCCGCACCGTGGTGCTGGCCCACCTGTCCGCCGAGAACAACACCCCAGCCAGGGCCTACGACACCGTGTGCGCCGCCCTGGAGCGCGCCGGAGCCGCGGTGGGCGGGGACGTGGTGCTGGAGGTGGCCCCCAGAAGCGAGCTGGGGAAGCGGTACGCGGTGTAG
- a CDS encoding ABC transporter permease, which translates to MNLKQAFKMAFKSISSKKMRSFLTMLGIIIGVAAVIILVSVVQGSNKRLKEYYESMGTNQIQVQAYSWNKPVSDILYDYCLSLDDLVVGVTPSVTSYWNTTVRYGTKTLTSDDWETMPRLTLGSDQYSLCNNYQIARGRDLSYLDVKKYSQVCVLGAQVAKNLFNYADPINQEITVNGNPFTVIGVYEAKATDMDVSVDNVILAPYTLNDMLNNGQQIDQYIVKAKDSESTKLAITKLRSFLKGIIDTNYGWSDVYSPNTWQEQNNQQNVMMSMVLGGIAGISLLVGGIGIMNIMLVTVTERTREIGIRKAIGAERKSIIAQFLIEAAVICGMGGILGILIGALGTLIAGKFILQMILLPSTTITIGAFAFSVVLGILFGMYPAIKASGLQPVVALRAE; encoded by the coding sequence TTGAACTTAAAGCAAGCCTTTAAAATGGCCTTTAAATCTATCTCGTCCAAGAAAATGCGCTCCTTCCTCACCATGCTGGGCATCATTATCGGCGTGGCCGCCGTCATCATACTGGTATCGGTGGTCCAGGGTTCCAACAAAAGGCTGAAAGAGTACTACGAGAGCATGGGCACCAACCAGATCCAGGTGCAGGCTTACAGCTGGAACAAGCCCGTATCCGATATTCTGTACGACTACTGCCTCTCCCTGGACGATCTGGTGGTGGGGGTCACCCCCTCGGTGACGAGCTATTGGAACACCACGGTCCGCTACGGCACCAAGACGCTCACCTCGGATGATTGGGAGACCATGCCCCGGCTCACCCTGGGCAGCGACCAGTATTCCCTGTGCAACAACTACCAAATTGCGCGGGGCAGAGATCTGAGTTATCTGGACGTAAAAAAATACAGCCAGGTCTGTGTGCTGGGCGCCCAGGTGGCGAAGAATCTATTCAACTATGCCGACCCCATTAACCAGGAGATTACGGTTAACGGCAACCCGTTTACGGTAATCGGCGTTTACGAGGCTAAGGCCACCGATATGGACGTGAGTGTGGATAACGTTATCCTGGCCCCGTATACCCTGAACGATATGCTCAACAACGGGCAGCAGATTGACCAGTACATTGTTAAGGCAAAGGATTCCGAATCCACAAAGCTGGCGATCACGAAGCTGAGGAGTTTCCTTAAGGGAATCATCGATACCAACTACGGCTGGTCCGATGTGTACAGCCCCAACACCTGGCAGGAGCAGAACAACCAGCAGAATGTGATGATGAGCATGGTGCTGGGCGGCATCGCGGGCATCTCTCTGCTGGTGGGCGGCATCGGCATCATGAACATCATGCTGGTCACCGTCACTGAGCGCACCCGGGAGATCGGCATCCGCAAGGCCATCGGTGCCGAGCGCAAGAGCATCATCGCCCAGTTCCTCATCGAGGCCGCCGTCATCTGCGGCATGGGCGGTATTCTGGGTATCCTGATAGGCGCCCTGGGCACGCTGATCGCGGGGAAGTTCATTTTGCAGATGATTTTGCTGCCCAGTACGACCATCACCATCGGCGCGTTCGCCTTCTCCGTGGTGCTGGGCATCCTCTTCGGTATGTACCCCGCCATCAAGGCCTCGGGCCTGCAGCCCGTGGTGGCGCTGAGAGCGGAATAG
- the murA2 gene encoding UDP-N-acetylglucosamine 1-carboxyvinyltransferase 2, which yields MTKYVIEGGKPLFGEISISGAKNAAVAIIPAALLVDGVCRIENIPQISDVTLILNILQELGADVRTVNRSTVDVDCSHIRNARVPEDLARKIRASYYLIGALLGRFGSAEVPPPGGCDFGGRPIDQHIKGFVAMGADVDVHGGFIHANARDGRLTGTTVYMDMVSVGATMNIMLAATLAQGLTVIENAAKEPHIVDLANFLNSMGADIMGAGTDVVKIRGVDRLCGGCYSIIPDQIEAGTYMAAVTAAGGEVLIRNVIPKHLECITAKLVEMGAEVEERDDAVLVRRAGRLTRTNVKTLPYPGFPTDMQPQIAAALCLAEGTSVLTEGVWDNRYRYVDEFRRMGAQIQVDGKIAVIEGVDRLTGAKLRACDLRAGAAMVIAALAAQGISEISCIHHIERGYEDIVRKLSNMGADIRVVVTPDEEQQAGVG from the coding sequence TTGACGAAATATGTGATTGAGGGCGGGAAGCCGCTCTTTGGCGAGATCTCTATCAGCGGGGCGAAAAACGCGGCGGTGGCCATTATCCCGGCCGCCCTGCTGGTGGACGGCGTTTGCCGGATTGAAAACATTCCCCAGATCAGCGATGTGACCTTGATTCTCAACATTCTCCAGGAGCTGGGCGCCGACGTGCGCACCGTCAACCGCAGCACGGTGGACGTGGACTGCTCCCATATCCGCAACGCCAGGGTGCCCGAGGATCTGGCGCGGAAAATACGCGCCTCCTACTATCTCATCGGCGCCCTGCTGGGCCGCTTCGGCTCCGCCGAGGTGCCCCCTCCCGGCGGCTGCGACTTCGGCGGGCGGCCCATCGACCAGCACATCAAGGGCTTTGTGGCCATGGGGGCCGACGTGGACGTGCACGGCGGCTTTATCCACGCCAACGCCCGGGACGGGCGGCTGACGGGCACCACGGTCTACATGGACATGGTGTCCGTGGGGGCCACCATGAACATCATGCTGGCCGCCACCCTGGCCCAGGGCCTCACCGTCATCGAAAACGCGGCCAAGGAGCCCCACATCGTGGATTTGGCCAACTTCCTCAACTCCATGGGCGCCGACATCATGGGCGCGGGCACCGACGTGGTGAAAATCCGCGGGGTGGACCGCCTGTGCGGCGGCTGCTACTCCATCATCCCCGACCAGATCGAGGCGGGCACCTACATGGCCGCCGTTACCGCCGCCGGGGGCGAGGTGCTGATCCGCAACGTGATCCCCAAGCACCTGGAGTGCATCACCGCCAAGCTGGTGGAGATGGGCGCCGAGGTGGAGGAGCGGGACGACGCGGTGCTGGTGCGCCGCGCCGGAAGGCTGACCCGCACCAACGTCAAGACTTTGCCCTATCCGGGCTTCCCTACCGATATGCAGCCCCAGATCGCCGCCGCCCTGTGCCTGGCGGAGGGCACCAGCGTGCTCACCGAGGGCGTGTGGGACAACCGCTACCGCTACGTGGACGAGTTCCGCCGTATGGGGGCGCAGATCCAGGTGGACGGCAAGATCGCCGTCATCGAGGGCGTGGACCGCCTGACGGGGGCCAAGCTGCGGGCCTGCGACCTGCGGGCGGGCGCGGCTATGGTCATCGCGGCCCTGGCCGCGCAGGGGATCAGCGAAATCAGCTGCATCCACCACATCGAGCGCGGGTACGAGGACATCGTGCGCAAGCTCTCCAACATGGGGGCCGACATCCGGGTCGTGGTGACCCCCGACGAGGAACAGCAGGCCGGGGTGGGGTAG